From Sporichthya brevicatena, one genomic window encodes:
- the recF gene encoding DNA replication/repair protein RecF (All proteins in this family for which functions are known are DNA-binding proteins that assist the filamentation of RecA onto DNA for the initiation of recombination or recombinational repair.), translated as MYLDSLALTDFRSYAAAEIELVPGACAFIGFNGQGKTNLVEAIGYIATLGSHRAAGDAPLVRLGAERATVRAGIVRDDRRALVELEIRPGRTNRARINRADVPRPREVLGLLRTVLFAPEDLAIVKGDPSERRRFLDELLTVQSPRMAGVRADYDRVLKQRNALLKTAGATVRSGKGDLRTLEVWDSHLATAGADLLAARLRLVAALEPLVAKAYDEVSSGGGPATMSYKSSLGPEVELGADRDLLSAQLLEAISAARSQELDRGISLVGPHRDDLVLHLGPLPARGYASHGESWSYALALRLASYELLRETGASGMDPVLILDDVFAELDAQRRARLAELVGRAEQVLITAAVPGDVPEELSGARYDVMAGEVRRVC; from the coding sequence GTGTACCTCGATTCGCTGGCGCTGACGGACTTCCGGTCCTACGCCGCCGCGGAGATCGAGCTGGTGCCCGGGGCCTGCGCGTTCATCGGGTTCAACGGCCAGGGCAAGACAAATCTGGTCGAGGCGATCGGCTACATCGCGACCCTCGGCAGTCACCGCGCGGCCGGGGACGCTCCGCTCGTGCGCCTCGGCGCCGAGCGCGCCACCGTGCGGGCGGGGATCGTCCGGGACGACCGCCGCGCGCTGGTCGAACTGGAGATCCGGCCGGGCCGGACCAACCGGGCGCGGATCAACCGCGCGGACGTGCCGCGCCCGCGCGAGGTGCTCGGCCTGCTGCGGACCGTGTTGTTCGCGCCCGAGGACCTGGCGATCGTCAAGGGCGACCCGTCCGAGCGCCGGCGCTTCCTCGACGAGCTGCTCACCGTGCAGTCCCCACGGATGGCGGGCGTCCGGGCGGACTACGACCGCGTCCTCAAGCAGCGGAACGCGCTGCTCAAGACGGCCGGCGCCACGGTGCGCTCCGGCAAGGGCGACCTGCGGACGCTCGAGGTGTGGGACTCGCACCTCGCGACCGCCGGCGCGGACCTGCTCGCGGCGCGGTTGCGCCTGGTCGCGGCGCTCGAGCCCCTGGTGGCGAAGGCCTACGACGAGGTCTCCTCGGGCGGCGGGCCCGCGACCATGAGTTACAAGAGTTCCCTCGGACCGGAGGTCGAGCTCGGGGCCGACCGGGACCTGCTCTCCGCCCAGCTCCTCGAGGCCATCTCGGCCGCACGTTCGCAGGAGCTCGACCGGGGGATCTCGCTGGTCGGCCCGCACCGCGACGACCTCGTGCTCCACCTCGGCCCGCTGCCGGCGCGCGGCTACGCCAGTCACGGGGAGTCCTGGTCGTACGCGCTCGCCTTACGGCTCGCGTCCTACGAACTGCTCCGCGAGACCGGCGCGTCCGGCATGGACCCGGTCCTGATCCTCGACGACGTGTTCGCCGAGCTCGACGCCCAGCGCCGTGCCCGCCTGGCCGAACTCGTCGGCCGCGCGGAGCAGGTGCTGATCACCGCGGCGGTGCCCGGCGACGTCCCCGAGGAGCTCAGCGGCGCCCGGTACGACGTGATGGCCGGCGAGGTCCGCCGTGTCTGCTGA
- a CDS encoding DUF721 domain-containing protein, with protein MSADPPVSPDAGDSPSGPPADAVAGLSGIDLARAALAEARAAARERARTPGPRSAPRRTERRSGGSRDPQLISDALAGLIAERGWEVPAAMGNAMDRWAEIVGSDIAAHAEPVSYEESVLTVRASSTAWATQLRLLAPEIVRRLNTELGHGSVLRIDVKGPTGPSWRKGRLRVQDGRGPRDTYG; from the coding sequence GTGTCTGCTGACCCGCCGGTCTCCCCGGACGCCGGCGACTCCCCCTCCGGCCCGCCCGCGGACGCCGTCGCCGGGCTGTCGGGGATCGACCTGGCGCGAGCCGCGCTCGCGGAGGCGCGGGCCGCGGCGCGGGAACGGGCGCGCACCCCCGGTCCGCGCAGCGCACCCCGCCGGACCGAGCGCCGCTCGGGTGGGTCGCGCGATCCCCAGCTGATCTCCGACGCGCTAGCCGGCCTGATCGCGGAGCGCGGCTGGGAGGTCCCGGCCGCGATGGGCAACGCGATGGACCGCTGGGCCGAGATCGTGGGCTCCGACATCGCGGCGCACGCCGAACCGGTCTCCTACGAGGAGTCGGTGCTGACCGTCCGGGCGTCGTCCACAGCCTGGGCGACCCAGCTGCGCCTGCTCGCCCCCGAGATCGTGCGCCGGCTGAACACCGAACTCGGGCACGGTTCCGTGCTGCGGATCGACGTCAAGGGCCCCACCGGTCCCAGCTGGCGCAAGGGCCGGTTGCGGGTGCAGGACGGGCGCGGACCGCGCGACACCTACGGGTGA